A stretch of Imperialibacter roseus DNA encodes these proteins:
- a CDS encoding phosphoglycerate kinase, with the protein MITLDQYNFQGKRALIRVDFNVPLDKSNNITDDNRLRAAIPTINKILKDGGSVILMSHLGRPKEGPEDKFSLKHVVAYLSEALGTKVQFADDCIGDAAFKMSADLQPGGVLLLENLRFYKQEEKGDAEFSQKLAKHGDVYVNDAFGTAHRAHASTTIVANYMKDKVCGYVMQAELDNAQKVLENATKPFTAIMGGAKISDKILIIERLLDTVDHLIIGGGMSYTFFKAMGGHIGKSLVEEDKLSLAKELIQKAKEKGVELHLPIDSIIADNFSNDANTKVANNHSIPDGWMGLDIGPEATAIFSKVVESSKTILWNGPMGVFEMEKFANGTKKIADAVVKATGNGAFSLIGGGDSAAAVNTLGYGDKVSYVSTGGGALLEFMEGKELPGVKALQ; encoded by the coding sequence ATGATAACACTAGATCAGTACAACTTTCAAGGAAAAAGAGCGCTAATACGGGTCGATTTTAATGTGCCCCTCGACAAGTCAAACAATATCACAGACGACAACCGCTTGAGGGCAGCCATTCCGACTATCAATAAAATATTAAAAGACGGAGGCTCGGTGATTCTCATGAGCCATTTGGGCCGCCCGAAGGAAGGGCCGGAAGACAAGTTCTCGCTGAAGCATGTAGTTGCCTACCTAAGTGAAGCCCTTGGAACAAAGGTTCAGTTTGCAGACGATTGTATTGGCGACGCTGCTTTCAAAATGAGTGCCGATCTACAACCAGGAGGTGTTTTGTTACTCGAAAACCTGAGGTTTTACAAGCAGGAAGAAAAAGGTGATGCTGAGTTTTCTCAAAAACTTGCTAAGCATGGCGATGTGTACGTAAACGACGCCTTCGGCACTGCCCACAGGGCCCACGCCTCTACCACCATTGTAGCCAATTATATGAAGGACAAGGTGTGTGGCTACGTGATGCAGGCAGAGCTTGACAACGCACAGAAGGTACTTGAAAATGCCACAAAGCCATTTACGGCCATTATGGGTGGTGCTAAAATTTCCGATAAAATACTGATCATAGAAAGGCTGCTGGATACAGTTGATCACCTCATCATTGGCGGCGGCATGTCCTACACGTTCTTCAAAGCAATGGGCGGCCATATTGGCAAATCACTGGTAGAGGAAGACAAGCTTTCACTCGCCAAAGAGTTGATTCAGAAAGCCAAAGAAAAAGGTGTTGAGCTTCACTTGCCTATCGATTCGATAATAGCTGACAACTTCAGCAACGACGCCAACACAAAAGTGGCCAACAACCACTCTATACCCGACGGCTGGATGGGGCTTGACATCGGGCCTGAGGCAACGGCCATCTTTTCGAAGGTGGTAGAATCCAGCAAAACTATTCTCTGGAACGGGCCTATGGGCGTGTTTGAAATGGAAAAGTTCGCTAATGGAACAAAGAAAATCGCCGACGCTGTAGTGAAAGCAACAGGCAATGGTGCTTTTTCTCTCATTGGGGGAGGTGACTCTGCTGCTGCCGTTAACACACTCGGCTACGGAGACAAGGTAAGTTACGTATCAACAGGAGGCGGAGCCCTTCTTGAGTTCATGGAAGGCAAAGAACTTCCGGGCGTAAAGGCCCTTCAATAG
- a CDS encoding tetratricopeptide repeat-containing sensor histidine kinase — protein MKSLLLFIVILSISANLLAGSVYFPSDKSRDSLTNLLQTSEKEQLVDVLNELSLYYNISEPGRASTYIQQAKKLAEELNYKAGLAFAIKEEGMMKLNNGEIIAALTLLEQARNISVEIEDNRLIGRSLHCIGLVYSHFGFFDYSLKYFRDAVATYKKAEQHELIAYCFYDEASVYIKNKEFKKALEKIRECDEFSLSNNVKIDAGFSYILLGDIYAGLNQDTLAFENYKVGLVQIDKERHSSQTKALGLRALGKFYLAKGLYSEAKNTFLEAQSIIDKGSNEIEKGEIMLDLASSYLKHGQLTNAIKMVDSALAKSEKTKAIALLTRALFTKAEILKKMGLEGQALKDISRAYTLQDSINSEGYKNYIADMVASFEIQKSNLKIQALNNQLEATQGELASTSTLSKYYLAATIFFVALLAFIAFDQLKLKKITKKLYAVNEQVNNQNIELKKLDDEKSDLIKLVAHDMRSPVNNIVSIAGLLEHEATTAEERKEYVQLIESICQRINSSISKFLGRNEQAAPASRVPELEMVSINDLILETMSEFSPKAASKDIELQFTPTPKKHKVLTDGDYISQILSNLLSNAIKYCQSGATVSLEFAMQPKHCAIIVKDNGPGISKKEQLTLFEKYTTTSNKATGNESSTGLGLSIAKKLTQALGGDIQVESEIGRGCLFIVSIPTAENSHVPQQTMLAK, from the coding sequence GTGAAATCACTTCTTCTCTTCATTGTAATCCTTTCTATTTCAGCCAATCTATTGGCTGGCTCCGTCTATTTCCCTTCCGACAAAAGTCGGGACAGCTTGACCAACCTGCTCCAAACCAGTGAGAAAGAGCAACTTGTGGACGTGCTGAACGAGCTCTCCCTGTACTACAATATCTCTGAACCCGGAAGAGCCAGCACTTATATTCAGCAAGCAAAAAAATTAGCCGAAGAGCTCAACTATAAAGCTGGCCTGGCCTTCGCCATCAAAGAAGAGGGCATGATGAAGCTCAATAATGGAGAAATCATTGCTGCGCTCACGCTTCTTGAGCAGGCCAGAAATATCAGTGTTGAAATTGAGGACAATCGACTCATAGGTCGGTCTTTGCACTGCATTGGCCTTGTATACTCTCATTTTGGTTTTTTCGACTACTCGCTAAAGTACTTCAGGGATGCCGTTGCCACCTACAAAAAAGCTGAGCAGCATGAGCTGATAGCCTACTGCTTCTACGATGAAGCTTCGGTGTATATCAAGAACAAAGAATTTAAAAAAGCACTTGAAAAAATAAGAGAATGTGATGAGTTCAGCCTCAGCAATAACGTTAAAATTGATGCAGGCTTTTCCTATATTCTCCTGGGAGATATTTATGCGGGTTTGAACCAGGACACACTAGCTTTTGAAAACTACAAGGTAGGGCTCGTACAAATCGACAAAGAGCGTCATTCATCACAAACCAAGGCATTGGGCCTTAGGGCGTTGGGGAAATTTTACCTCGCTAAAGGACTTTACAGCGAAGCCAAAAATACTTTTCTCGAAGCTCAGTCGATCATCGACAAGGGCTCCAACGAAATTGAAAAAGGTGAAATAATGCTGGATTTGGCCAGCTCGTACTTAAAACATGGGCAGCTGACAAATGCTATTAAGATGGTTGACTCTGCTCTTGCAAAAAGCGAAAAAACCAAAGCAATTGCCCTGCTGACCAGGGCACTCTTTACAAAAGCAGAGATCCTTAAGAAAATGGGACTGGAAGGGCAGGCGCTAAAAGATATTTCGAGGGCCTATACTCTTCAGGACTCGATTAACTCAGAGGGGTATAAAAACTACATCGCCGATATGGTGGCCTCTTTCGAAATCCAAAAATCCAACCTTAAAATCCAAGCCCTCAACAATCAACTTGAAGCCACACAGGGGGAGTTGGCAAGCACCAGCACCTTGTCAAAATATTACCTGGCCGCTACAATTTTCTTTGTGGCGCTGCTTGCATTCATTGCTTTTGACCAGCTAAAGCTAAAGAAGATCACAAAGAAGCTCTATGCTGTTAACGAGCAGGTGAACAATCAAAATATTGAGCTGAAGAAACTTGACGACGAAAAAAGTGACTTAATTAAGCTTGTGGCACACGACATGCGCAGCCCTGTAAACAATATTGTTTCCATCGCCGGGCTGCTGGAGCATGAAGCCACTACTGCAGAAGAGAGAAAAGAATATGTGCAACTGATAGAATCCATCTGCCAGCGAATCAATAGTAGCATCTCTAAGTTCCTGGGCAGGAATGAGCAAGCTGCGCCAGCCAGCAGGGTACCAGAGCTTGAGATGGTGAGTATCAATGATTTGATACTTGAAACGATGAGTGAGTTTAGTCCAAAAGCTGCATCAAAAGATATTGAGCTACAATTTACGCCAACACCTAAAAAGCACAAGGTGTTAACTGACGGCGACTACATCTCGCAAATCCTTTCCAACCTTTTGTCGAATGCTATAAAGTATTGCCAGTCGGGTGCCACTGTCAGCCTGGAGTTTGCCATGCAACCAAAGCACTGTGCCATCATAGTAAAAGATAATGGCCCCGGTATTTCTAAAAAGGAACAATTGACCTTGTTTGAAAAATACACTACCACCAGCAATAAGGCTACTGGAAATGAGTCTTCCACAGGCCTTGGCTTGTCCATAGCAAAAAAGCTTACCCAGGCGCTGGGAGGGGATATTCAGGTAGAAAGTGAAATTGGCAGGGGCTGTCTGTTTATTGTGAGCATTCCAACAGCGGAAAATAGTCACGTGCCTCAGCAGACGATGCTGGCTAAGTGA
- a CDS encoding RecQ family ATP-dependent DNA helicase: MKAPADILKQYWGYDAFRPLQEDIIQSVLDGNDTLALLPTGGGKSICFQVPALCMEGICIVVSPLIALMKDQVFQLQKREIEAEAIYSGMSKREIDIILDNCIYGNIKFLYVSPERLLTEIFIERAAKMKVSLLAIDEAHCISQWGYDFRPPYLQIADFREKIPDAKLIALTASATLKVQQDIQDKLRMKAAAVFMKSYARKNLSYSVFKVEDKGRKLLEVLTNVPGSAVVYVRSRKRTEELAKWLMSNRISASYYHAGLNAMERANRQTHWIDNKVRVMVATNAFGMGIDKPDVRVVIHVDIPDSLEAYYQEAGRGGRDEKLAYAVMIYLAADVKELKERTLRSLPEVEYLKKVYQALANYFKLAVGSSQFVSFDFDYEQFIKTYQLNPFEAFAALKKLEEEGLIQLTESFYQPSRLFAQVDKQELYKIQVANANLDPVIKATLRLFGGEVFAHLTTISESDIARLANCTRAEVVKQLTYLDAQGAFVYEKMKDSPQVQFLTPRQDAAKLSIDKQRLAQRREELIDKVDAMLKYLQQEVRCRTQVIQEYFGEENDIPCGMCDYCIRQKKILQSENDFNKLLTQLMDEIGKNEVSLEQLMKGHSGKTKEARMYGIRHLLDEEKVRYNEVGKLILT; this comes from the coding sequence GTGAAAGCGCCAGCCGACATATTAAAGCAATATTGGGGATACGATGCCTTCCGGCCCTTGCAGGAAGACATCATTCAAAGTGTGCTCGACGGCAACGACACACTGGCCCTCCTGCCCACGGGAGGCGGCAAATCCATTTGTTTTCAGGTGCCTGCCCTGTGCATGGAAGGGATTTGCATAGTGGTGTCGCCCCTGATTGCCCTGATGAAAGACCAGGTATTCCAGCTTCAAAAACGGGAAATTGAAGCCGAGGCCATTTACTCAGGCATGAGCAAAAGAGAAATAGACATCATTCTCGACAACTGCATCTATGGTAACATTAAGTTCCTGTACGTTTCACCGGAGCGGCTGCTGACGGAGATTTTCATCGAGCGGGCAGCCAAAATGAAGGTATCGCTGTTGGCCATCGACGAGGCGCACTGCATTTCCCAATGGGGCTACGACTTCAGGCCGCCTTATCTGCAAATAGCCGATTTCAGGGAAAAAATTCCCGACGCAAAACTCATCGCTCTGACTGCCTCGGCCACATTGAAAGTGCAGCAGGACATACAGGATAAGCTAAGGATGAAAGCAGCGGCTGTTTTCATGAAGAGCTACGCCAGAAAGAACCTGTCGTACTCGGTGTTTAAGGTGGAAGACAAAGGCAGGAAGCTGCTGGAGGTACTCACCAATGTGCCTGGATCGGCCGTGGTGTATGTGAGGAGCCGCAAGCGCACCGAGGAGTTGGCCAAATGGCTCATGTCGAACCGCATTTCTGCCTCCTACTATCATGCAGGGCTGAATGCCATGGAGCGGGCCAACCGGCAAACCCACTGGATCGACAACAAGGTCAGGGTGATGGTGGCTACCAACGCATTTGGCATGGGCATCGACAAACCCGATGTGCGGGTCGTCATCCATGTCGATATTCCTGACAGCCTCGAGGCCTACTACCAGGAAGCGGGTAGGGGAGGCCGTGACGAGAAGCTTGCCTACGCAGTCATGATTTACCTGGCAGCGGACGTAAAGGAGCTGAAGGAACGCACCCTTCGCTCACTGCCAGAGGTAGAGTACCTCAAAAAGGTATACCAGGCACTGGCCAACTACTTCAAGCTGGCGGTGGGCAGTTCGCAATTTGTGTCGTTCGACTTTGACTATGAACAGTTCATCAAAACCTACCAGCTGAATCCGTTTGAAGCCTTCGCTGCGCTGAAAAAACTGGAAGAGGAAGGGCTGATCCAGCTGACAGAGAGCTTTTATCAGCCATCGAGGCTGTTTGCTCAGGTCGACAAGCAGGAGCTTTATAAGATTCAGGTGGCTAACGCCAATTTGGATCCAGTGATCAAGGCTACGCTCCGCCTTTTTGGTGGTGAGGTGTTCGCTCATTTGACCACAATTTCCGAAAGTGACATTGCCAGGCTGGCCAATTGCACGAGGGCTGAAGTGGTAAAGCAGTTGACGTATTTGGACGCACAGGGGGCCTTTGTGTACGAAAAAATGAAGGACTCACCCCAGGTGCAGTTCCTCACTCCCCGCCAGGATGCCGCTAAGCTTTCCATCGACAAGCAACGCCTGGCGCAACGAAGAGAAGAGCTGATTGACAAGGTAGACGCCATGCTAAAATACCTGCAGCAGGAAGTGAGGTGCAGAACGCAGGTGATTCAGGAATACTTTGGCGAAGAAAACGACATCCCCTGCGGGATGTGCGACTACTGCATCAGGCAAAAGAAGATCCTTCAGTCAGAAAATGACTTCAATAAACTGCTGACACAGCTGATGGATGAAATTGGAAAGAATGAGGTATCACTGGAGCAACTAATGAAGGGGCATTCTGGCAAGACAAAGGAAGCAAGAATGTACGGAATCAGGCACTTACTGGATGAAGAAAAGGTGCGATACAATGAAGTAGGGAAGCTGATACTCACTTAG
- a CDS encoding S41 family peptidase — protein sequence MKSPLVLLFTFLFSFSVGLAQNAIAPLFPVTITHDFSNPDKTFNDVRELILNNYYSADITEQALYWAAIEGMLRHISPPENPGLAKIWTPEEYENILNSLKGVKVSLGFNSTFNTNDGSLTVTEVLEDSPAVGKLQVYDRIVRINGEVLKGKTLAFVNDLLDGPANSEASLKVIRDVSVMDVKLKRAAFPSNDLKVTVLPGRPAALVEIKNVSQGLTQQLAADLQKLKEQGVKKILLDLRNNPGGVLNEGVSIANLFLSKNNIIVRTVARSDKATPIVADREAPFDFEMVVLVNKNTASAAEIIASALQDHKRATVIGTKTFGKGVIETTYTLENQYRVKFISSAMYSPAGRSWQASGVLPDFLVQQEPSVSESMAKLPIDQRVSNDIYLITAIKLLQ from the coding sequence ATGAAAAGTCCCTTAGTCCTGCTGTTCACCTTTCTCTTCAGCTTTTCCGTCGGTTTGGCGCAAAACGCCATTGCACCGCTTTTCCCGGTAACAATCACCCACGATTTCAGCAACCCGGACAAGACTTTTAACGACGTGAGAGAACTGATCCTGAACAACTATTACTCTGCCGACATCACAGAACAGGCGCTCTACTGGGCTGCTATTGAAGGCATGCTGCGCCATATTTCGCCACCTGAAAATCCCGGCCTGGCAAAAATATGGACGCCGGAGGAGTATGAAAACATTCTGAACTCACTTAAGGGCGTAAAGGTGTCGCTTGGTTTTAACAGCACCTTCAACACCAACGACGGCAGCCTCACGGTAACCGAGGTGCTGGAAGACTCGCCTGCCGTGGGCAAGCTGCAAGTGTACGACCGCATCGTGCGCATCAACGGAGAGGTGCTGAAGGGCAAAACGCTTGCCTTTGTCAACGACCTGCTGGATGGGCCAGCCAACTCAGAGGCCAGTCTGAAAGTGATCCGGGACGTCAGCGTGATGGACGTAAAGCTGAAACGGGCTGCCTTTCCTTCCAACGACCTGAAAGTGACTGTGCTTCCTGGAAGGCCAGCGGCCCTGGTAGAAATTAAAAATGTGTCGCAGGGGCTTACGCAGCAGCTGGCTGCCGACTTGCAAAAACTGAAAGAGCAGGGAGTAAAAAAAATACTGCTCGACCTGCGCAACAATCCGGGTGGGGTGCTGAACGAAGGGGTGAGCATAGCCAACCTGTTTTTAAGCAAGAACAATATCATTGTGCGCACAGTGGCCCGCAGCGACAAAGCCACCCCCATCGTGGCTGACAGAGAGGCACCTTTCGATTTTGAAATGGTGGTGCTCGTGAATAAGAACACCGCTTCCGCCGCCGAGATCATTGCATCAGCTTTGCAGGATCACAAGCGGGCCACCGTTATCGGCACCAAAACATTTGGCAAAGGGGTAATTGAAACCACCTACACACTCGAAAACCAGTACAGGGTGAAGTTTATCAGCAGCGCTATGTATTCACCTGCTGGGCGGTCGTGGCAGGCCAGCGGTGTGCTGCCCGATTTTCTCGTGCAGCAGGAGCCGTCGGTAAGCGAATCGATGGCCAAGCTGCCCATCGACCAGCGGGTGAGCAACGATATTTACCTCATCACTGCTATCAAGCTTTTGCAATAG
- a CDS encoding enoyl-CoA hydratase/isomerase family protein, giving the protein MDLIKYETGERLAWITLNRPEKRNALSHELVAELKEAFQKAAYDPKVKVIILKAEGTSFCAGADIAYLQQLQSNTYEENLEDSIHLKELFEMIYTIPKVVIAQVQGPAIAGGCGLATVCDMVYAVPEAQFGYTEVKIGFIPAIVMVFLVRKLGDAKARELLLTGQLIDAKKAWELGIVNEVVEADRLASRVEEMAAKLISSNSEQSMGMTKQMMAEVQQMSIVDALQYAAEQNAVARSTKDCKRGMAAFLNKEKITW; this is encoded by the coding sequence ATGGACCTGATTAAATATGAAACTGGGGAGCGCCTGGCGTGGATCACCCTTAACCGCCCCGAAAAACGAAATGCCCTTAGCCATGAGTTGGTAGCAGAGCTGAAGGAAGCCTTTCAAAAAGCAGCCTACGATCCGAAAGTGAAAGTGATCATCCTGAAGGCTGAGGGAACGTCGTTCTGCGCCGGTGCTGACATCGCCTATTTGCAGCAATTGCAAAGCAATACCTACGAAGAAAACCTGGAGGACAGCATCCACCTCAAAGAGTTGTTTGAGATGATCTACACCATTCCCAAGGTGGTAATTGCCCAGGTACAGGGCCCTGCCATTGCGGGTGGCTGTGGGCTGGCCACTGTTTGCGACATGGTGTACGCCGTGCCCGAAGCCCAGTTTGGCTACACGGAGGTCAAGATCGGCTTCATCCCAGCCATTGTGATGGTTTTTCTGGTGCGGAAGCTGGGAGATGCAAAGGCAAGAGAACTGCTGCTGACCGGGCAGCTGATAGATGCAAAAAAGGCCTGGGAGTTGGGTATTGTCAATGAGGTAGTTGAAGCGGACAGGCTAGCATCCAGGGTGGAGGAAATGGCTGCGAAACTCATTAGCAGCAACTCCGAGCAATCGATGGGCATGACCAAACAAATGATGGCAGAGGTGCAGCAGATGTCCATTGTGGATGCTTTGCAATATGCCGCCGAACAAAACGCCGTTGCCCGCTCGACCAAAGACTGCAAGAGAGGGATGGCAGCCTTTTTGAACAAAGAGAAGATCACCTGGTAA
- a CDS encoding sensor histidine kinase, translating to MQLSHLVDFFLHPVYFEQPDQLRKGRLFVRGCLLTSLFSTSYVWLSVLFEYQKGVYFMVMNVVGFLLLPLLAKTRLPIALLGNLYVTLGATAVLVLTYFSGGIWSAIYPWIVSIPLLALLVVNKFSGAVWGGIALACMVYFGVLDMRGIALPVEYNVEMKTWWFTTILTGLLLIILFVGFVFEVVQTGALRELESKNAKLEEQKTTIASQSEALEKLIEEKDYIIRILAHDLRNPLSNIDGLADMMESKRYVGQEDEFLGMVKRTANNALHLIERVLEMDKADQRESIDMDPVDVAEVLQELIESINETARRKDIAIKLNNAARSTSVVGERVYVLQIFENLLSNAIKFSKGGTKVSITVANTNSSLMVKVADEGPGVRPEEEDRLFKKFSKLSSRPTGEESSAGLGLSLVKRYVELLGGKIWHEGGAAIGATFAVELPLTGRPDRG from the coding sequence ATGCAATTATCCCACCTTGTTGATTTCTTTCTACATCCGGTATACTTTGAGCAGCCCGATCAGCTACGGAAAGGACGCCTGTTTGTCCGTGGTTGTTTGCTCACCAGCTTGTTCTCCACTTCTTATGTTTGGCTGAGTGTGCTTTTTGAGTACCAAAAGGGCGTTTATTTCATGGTGATGAACGTAGTCGGTTTTTTGTTGCTGCCCCTGCTTGCTAAAACCAGGCTTCCTATCGCCTTGCTGGGCAATCTGTATGTGACCCTGGGCGCTACGGCAGTGCTGGTGCTTACTTATTTTTCGGGGGGCATCTGGTCGGCTATTTACCCATGGATCGTCAGCATTCCGCTGCTGGCGTTATTGGTCGTAAATAAATTTTCAGGGGCAGTTTGGGGTGGGATTGCGCTGGCGTGCATGGTTTATTTTGGCGTTTTGGATATGAGGGGTATTGCATTGCCGGTAGAGTATAATGTGGAAATGAAAACGTGGTGGTTTACGACGATTCTCACAGGACTGCTCTTGATTATCCTTTTTGTTGGGTTCGTTTTTGAGGTTGTGCAAACGGGGGCACTTCGGGAGCTTGAAAGCAAAAATGCAAAGCTTGAAGAGCAAAAGACGACCATTGCCAGCCAATCGGAAGCGCTGGAGAAACTTATCGAGGAGAAAGATTACATCATCCGAATTCTCGCCCATGATTTGAGGAACCCCTTGAGCAACATCGATGGCCTGGCAGATATGATGGAGAGTAAGCGCTATGTGGGTCAGGAAGATGAGTTTCTGGGGATGGTGAAGCGCACTGCCAATAATGCACTTCACCTGATTGAGCGGGTACTCGAGATGGACAAAGCTGATCAAAGAGAGTCAATTGACATGGATCCGGTTGATGTGGCCGAGGTATTGCAGGAACTCATCGAATCCATCAATGAAACAGCCCGGCGGAAGGACATCGCTATTAAGCTAAACAACGCAGCCAGGTCTACGTCGGTGGTGGGAGAGAGGGTGTATGTCCTTCAGATTTTCGAGAACCTGCTTTCCAATGCCATCAAATTTTCGAAGGGAGGTACCAAAGTCAGCATAACGGTGGCGAATACCAACTCGTCGCTGATGGTGAAGGTAGCGGATGAAGGCCCGGGCGTACGGCCCGAGGAGGAGGACAGGCTGTTCAAGAAGTTTTCGAAACTAAGCAGTCGGCCTACCGGCGAAGAAAGCTCGGCTGGCCTGGGATTGTCACTAGTAAAACGCTATGTGGAGTTGCTGGGAGGAAAAATATGGCATGAAGGGGGTGCTGCCATAGGGGCTACCTTTGCTGTTGAGCTTCCACTCACCGGGAGACCAGACCGGGGCTAA
- a CDS encoding DUF1593 domain-containing protein has translation MHLTTPHRRSHCLCFLTLLTLITLHTATLVAQTPSDQRPRIIITADPELDDNNSLIRLLLYSSDLKIEGLIYASSQFHWKGDGKGTKWFVPGREYDRFGLDLCPCESWRWAEGERFIHDIVEAYEKSYPNLKAHNKQYPSPDELKSKIRYGNIEFDGDISKDTPGSDLIRSLIMDNEPGQLYITAWGGQSTIARALKSIKDQYEFTTEWDAIKQKISRKVVLLPSGDQDATYATYIKPNWPEIEYRQFRGGPNYGYGAQIRASEENAPYLTPAWMKENVSDRGPFGELYRVWGDGKQMVKGDVVDYFGLAGHTTEELKKMGYVVWMPVQARGSWLGEGDNHTFMNMLGNGLRAYEQGTWGGWGGRVEAGTAAADIFNMPTDASADAMADRMGSTNNERKAEELAYPNFFPQAQRDFAARMKWAVTPRYADANHEPTVTIQGPLTVVAAPGQKVRLRGIASDPDGNKVTVRWSQLPVGTYRGKVDISLADTSKAEVLVPEDVRPGQTIHIIFEATDNGKPALTRYQRVVIMIGG, from the coding sequence ATGCATTTAACAACGCCACACCGAAGAAGCCATTGCCTGTGTTTTCTCACTCTTCTGACCCTGATCACGCTGCACACAGCAACCCTTGTTGCACAAACACCCAGTGACCAAAGGCCCCGTATCATCATCACCGCCGACCCCGAGCTCGACGACAACAACTCTCTCATCCGCCTGCTACTCTACAGCAGTGACTTAAAAATAGAGGGCCTTATTTATGCCAGCAGCCAGTTTCACTGGAAGGGAGACGGCAAAGGCACCAAGTGGTTTGTGCCAGGCCGTGAATACGACCGTTTCGGTCTCGACCTCTGCCCCTGCGAGTCGTGGCGATGGGCGGAGGGCGAGCGCTTTATCCACGACATTGTGGAAGCCTACGAAAAATCGTACCCTAACCTCAAAGCCCACAACAAGCAGTATCCCTCTCCTGACGAGCTGAAGTCAAAGATTCGGTACGGTAACATTGAATTCGACGGCGATATCTCCAAAGACACTCCCGGCTCAGATCTCATCAGGTCGCTGATCATGGACAATGAGCCTGGCCAGCTGTACATTACGGCCTGGGGCGGACAGAGCACCATTGCCCGTGCGCTGAAGTCCATCAAAGACCAATATGAGTTCACCACAGAATGGGATGCTATCAAGCAAAAAATCTCCAGAAAAGTAGTGTTGCTGCCCTCCGGCGATCAGGACGCCACCTACGCTACTTACATCAAACCCAACTGGCCGGAGATTGAGTACCGGCAGTTCAGGGGCGGGCCCAACTATGGCTATGGAGCCCAGATCAGGGCATCGGAGGAAAATGCTCCCTACCTCACCCCTGCCTGGATGAAAGAAAATGTATCAGACCGGGGACCGTTCGGCGAGCTCTACCGGGTGTGGGGCGACGGCAAGCAGATGGTGAAGGGCGACGTTGTCGACTATTTCGGGCTGGCAGGCCACACCACCGAAGAGCTGAAAAAAATGGGCTATGTGGTGTGGATGCCTGTGCAGGCCAGGGGTTCGTGGCTGGGAGAGGGCGACAATCATACCTTTATGAACATGCTGGGCAACGGACTGCGGGCCTACGAACAAGGCACCTGGGGCGGCTGGGGTGGCCGGGTAGAAGCCGGAACGGCCGCTGCCGATATTTTCAACATGCCCACCGACGCAAGTGCTGATGCCATGGCCGACCGAATGGGGAGCACAAACAACGAACGCAAAGCCGAAGAACTAGCCTACCCCAATTTCTTTCCGCAAGCGCAGCGGGACTTTGCAGCCCGCATGAAATGGGCAGTGACCCCCAGGTATGCCGACGCCAATCATGAGCCAACGGTAACCATACAGGGGCCGCTCACAGTAGTGGCCGCTCCCGGGCAAAAAGTGCGCCTCCGTGGCATTGCCTCCGACCCTGATGGAAATAAGGTGACCGTGAGGTGGTCGCAGCTGCCAGTGGGCACCTACAGGGGCAAAGTAGATATCAGCCTGGCAGATACTTCGAAGGCCGAAGTGCTGGTGCCGGAAGATGTGCGGCCGGGGCAGACCATCCACATCATTTTCGAAGCAACCGACAATGGCAAGCCCGCCCTCACCCGCTACCAGCGGGTCGTTATTATGATTGGAGGGTAG
- a CDS encoding methyl-accepting chemotaxis protein, with translation MISKLRHKIFIGILLLAVLLAASGTIVLHQFLLLNRSVTALIEDNYKTIQACQNMLEALEREDSGILLLSLGNWEKGRYIIDAADSVFMASMAVAVGNVTELHEDERVAAVKAAYNEYKTKWQKPIVDTDKEGNLNWYVTDINPDFLQAKEAVYALMKLNQNSMYDEASVLKERSYRAIMPGIVAIVAVIVFAFLFNYFLRQSLMAPLYELIAATEKYGANMSSFSFSTKKTDDEFRELEQGIQKMISKVHKFYDQKAKVN, from the coding sequence ATGATCAGTAAACTCAGGCACAAGATTTTTATTGGCATACTGCTGCTGGCCGTGCTGCTGGCCGCATCTGGCACGATCGTTCTACATCAATTTCTGCTTTTAAACCGATCGGTAACGGCCCTTATCGAAGACAACTATAAAACCATCCAGGCCTGCCAGAACATGCTTGAAGCCCTTGAGCGTGAAGACAGCGGCATTCTTTTGCTCTCGCTTGGCAACTGGGAAAAAGGCCGCTACATTATCGATGCTGCCGACAGCGTGTTCATGGCTTCAATGGCCGTGGCAGTCGGCAATGTCACCGAGCTTCATGAGGACGAGCGGGTGGCAGCTGTGAAAGCCGCCTACAACGAATACAAAACCAAGTGGCAAAAGCCTATCGTTGACACCGATAAGGAGGGGAATCTAAATTGGTACGTCACAGATATCAACCCCGATTTTTTGCAGGCCAAGGAAGCTGTGTATGCATTGATGAAGCTCAATCAGAACAGCATGTACGACGAGGCTTCGGTGCTAAAAGAACGGTCGTACAGGGCTATCATGCCCGGCATTGTTGCCATCGTGGCCGTGATCGTATTCGCTTTTCTCTTCAACTATTTTTTGAGGCAGTCCTTAATGGCTCCCTTATATGAGCTGATAGCCGCCACCGAAAAGTACGGGGCCAATATGTCTTCATTCTCGTTTTCTACCAAAAAGACCGACGACGAATTCAGAGAGCTGGAGCAGGGCATTCAGAAGATGATCAGCAAAGTGCACAAATTTTACGATCAAAAAGCCAAAGTCAACTAA